In the genome of Dasypus novemcinctus isolate mDasNov1 chromosome 30, mDasNov1.1.hap2, whole genome shotgun sequence, one region contains:
- the RAB3D gene encoding ras-related protein Rab-3D: MASAGDAPGARDAADQNFDYMFKLLLIGNSSVGKTSFLFRYADDAFTPAFVSTVGIDFKVKTVHRHDKRIKLQIWDTAGQERYRTITTAYYRGAMGFLLMYDVANQESFTAVQDWATQIKTYSWDNAQVILVGNKCDLEDERVVPAEDGRRLADDLGFEFFEASAKENVNVKQVFERLVDIICEKMNESLEPGAGPGSNGKGPALGDTVPPQPSGCSC, encoded by the exons ATGGCGTCGGCCGGGGACGCGCCGGGCGCGCGGGACGCCGCGGACCAGAACTTCGACTACATGTTCAAGCTGCTGCTGATCGGCAACAGCAGCGTGGGCAAGACGTCCTTCCTCTTCCGCTACGCCGACGACGCCTTCACGCCCGCCTTCGTCAGCACCGTGGGCATCGACTTCAAGGTCAAGACGGTCCACCGCCACGACAAGCGCATCAAGCTGCAGATCTGG GACACGGCAGGCCAGGAGCGCTACCGCACCATCACCACCGCCTACTACCGCGGCGCCATGGGCTTCCTGCTCATGTACGACGTCGCCAACCAGGAGTCGTTCACCGCCGTGCAGGACTG GGCCACGCAGATCAAGACCTACTCCTGGGACAACGCCCAGGTCATCCTCGTGGGCAACAAGTGCGACCTGGAGGACGAGCGCGTCGTGCCCGCCGAGGACGGCCGGCGGCTCGCCGACGACCTGG GTTTCGAGTTCTTCGAGGCCAGCGCCAAGGAGAACGTCAATGTCAAGCAAGTGTTTGAGCGCCTGGTGGACATCATCTGCGAGAAGATGAACGAGTCCCTGGAGCCCGGCGCCGGGCCGGGCAGCAACGGGAAGGGCCCGGCTTTGGGGGACACGGTGCCCCCCCAGCCCAGCGGCTGCAGCTGCTAG